tctaagcctggttcctgcctgcctcagtcTAAGCCTGTTTCCTGCCTACTCAAGATCCAGCTCTGGGGATCGCCTAAGTCCCACTGGTCgagcccctatgggctcctcccgggggggctccgacttccagggtggatcgcctaagtcccagcggctagactcctaagggctcctcccgggggagtaccagcttccaggatgAAGCCTGatatctgcctcctggcctgtcaCCAGTAGAGACTATCAGTTCACCTATCCtaagtctcctgcaggccggcccaagggtccactaactcTCAATTCACAACAGGGAGGGCGAATATCATAGACTCTTTCAAATTCCTCATGATATAATGCGCACAAAAGTGGAAAATCCTTTAGTAATATAAAGGAAATACttcctcaaaaagaaaaaattgctgGACACATTGAATTTCTTCCCAGTGCTGGCAGTGGATGGGGAAAAGTAATAGCATTCAACAAAGCATTTTGTaatcacagaggatccttagtggaCAGGAAATGCAGATAAAGCCAGGGATCAAGTAATTTCTGGAATATTATAACAGAAAAGAATATGGACTGAATAGATTGTCCTTGGCTCCAGCCCGTATTACTCCTGGGCATGAATTTATGTAAATTGTGATGCCATGCAGGAGGAGAATACCATCGTATATATGACTGAGCCAGCGGAAGTCCAGGTTCCCAAGCCCTTGTTCTTACTACAAGATTACCATATGTGCAAATATACTTGTACTTTTATTTCTTTGGATATACTATGATTGTTATAATCCAGATTCTGATTTCCCGTAGATCTCTACACAAATTTTCCACTCATTCCTAAGGTCTTGTCCCAAATATTGCATGCAACATTTTATTAAATCTGGAAGAAACATAGCTCTCCACTATTCTGCTTGCTTTCCAGAGGGCTCCTTTCAGCTCCTTGTTTCTGAGGCTGTAAATCAAAGGATTGAGCAGTGGAATTGCAGTTATATACACTACAGTAAGCAGTTTGTTAACATCCATGGAAGAGGCAGACTTGGGTCTCATGTACACACCAAAAGTGGTTCCATAAAATAAAAGGACgactgtgaggtgggaggagcaggtggagaaggccttttgTCTACCCTTAGCGGAGCGGATTTTCAGGATGGCAGAAATAATGTACACATACGATGAAACTGTTAATGTGAAAGGAATAAAAGCTAAAAGTGAACCTGCAATATAGTTTATAATTTCAATGACAGAAGTCCCTGAACATGACAGGGCCATCAGTGCTGTgatgtcacagaagaaatggttaattTCATTGGAGCTACAGAAAGACGATTGTGAAAGAATAAGAGTGTGGGGAACTGGATTTAGAAAGCCAATCATCCATGAAACAATGGCTAGAGCTATGCAGACTTTCCTGTTCATGATGATAGTGTAACGCAAGGGATTGCAGATGGCAACATAACGATCATAGGCCATGGAGGTGAGAAGGTAGAACTCTGTACCTGTGCAGGACAGGAAGAGATACATCTGGGTTATACACTgtgtgaaagagatgatcttATATTGTGTTATGAGCATCGCTAACAATTTAGGCACTGTGATAGTCACATAACAGATTTCTAGGAAGGACAAGTTGATGAGAAAGAAGAACATGGGAGTTTGCAAACGAGGTTCAGAGCATACTGTAGAAATAATAAGAAGGTTCCCCATCATGGACATCAGATAAATAATTAGAAACACAAGAAAAAGGAGAAGCTGCATCTCAGGAAGGTCAGAGAACCCCAGAATGGTGAATTCCGTCACTTCTGTGAGATTTGTCTCAttcatttttcccattttgaTTGGCTACTGGAATaagaaaagataaagcagaaaaaaattaaaataaaagcaaaactatCTTAATACACACAtttctttttaataattttaacaGCTAAACTTTACTGTTCAGAATTGTATGGATAAGGAGTGATAGCTTACATGTTCTCTGACTGGCAACTAAGTTATATCCTTAGTAGAATGGACAGTAATAACTAGGAAGATTGGATGGGCCAACTCGTCTTTtgtgccatcatctactatgtcacTTAATCAAATTAATATCTGTggagaaataatttttaaataaagagaatGACCATCATGTTGCACAATAGGAAACACATCATTTAGGAATGCAGGAAGATTTAAAATGAGTGCCTTGACAGCACTCTTTTCCTGCAACATCTCAAGCAGTATCTACATTGAGCTTTTCATGTACCTCCTATGACTATATTGGGGCTCTACTGATTCCTTTTTTGATtatgttcccctgaagaaggaagaaatattatcttctgaaacattgcaatgtcgggcaCTTTAACTACAATGTTGTGAAACTAATTACATACAGCATCCCTTTGGTTTCCTAAAAATAACTCTACAGATAAGTGGTTTTTGAGTTATTTATACactgcagatttttatttttaaaaaagggagaaTTTTGGACTGCACATTGGTGGATCTTAAATCTGTGCACTTAAATCTGTGCacttaggagcagattttaaatgccctgctcgcgtaaatccggccggatttatgcaagcagggccctcgcgtgccggcgcgcctattttgcataggccgccggcacgcgcagagccccaggacgcgtgtaagtcccggggcttatttaagggggtgtgtcgggggcgtgttgggtggcGTTGCcaaatgacacggcgtttcgggggcgtgatgcgacatttggggggcgggcccggggcgtggatttggcccgggggcattccgggggcgtggccgcgccctccggaacagccccctggtcgggtcttggcgcgccagcagcctgctggcgcgcgcggatttacgtctgcctccggcaggcgtaaatccatggataaaggtagggggggggttaggtagggaaaggtgaggggagggtgaaagaaagttccctctgaggccgcttcgatttcagagcggcctcggagggaatggaggcaggctgcgcggctcggcgcacgcaggctgcacaaaatcggcagccttgcgcgcgctgatccaggattttaatggatacgcgcggctacacgcgtatctattgaaatcccgtgtactcttgttcgcgcctggtgcgtgaacaaaagtacgcgatcgcgtatttttttaagatctacctcttagagtGACTGATGACTGAAATTGATGCACTTAAAAGGGCAATATTTTGAGCCCTAAATGATGTGTTTCTTATTGTGCAATATTATGGCCATTCTCTTTATTATTTCTCCACACATCTTATTTGATTAAGTGAGATTTTTTGTTTGTGCTGATTTGTTTTATTCTTacacttttggggttttttgttcttATATCATCTACTATGAAACAATATTACTAGAACTGATATGCTTTATATAAACACAATAGTGTTCTTTCACCCATTTAGGGCTGTtgaaaatttgtaacatcataaaaaaaaatgtaggcaaaTGCATACAACAGttagaccaattttcaaagataacATATGCACTTAAGTCACTTTGCATATTATCCCACCTACTAAAATGTCTGCACATATTTTCcttgaaaatgtatgtgcatactttttaaaatccaaagcaTGCACGTAAGATCAatgccccctccccatctctaccacctggaatgcctccactcagtccaAATAAACGTATGTGTGACCATGACAAAGGTTTGTACGTTTATctgcatatcaggcaggcaaCTTTTCCAAAAACTCTTTCAGCTCATAAAACacagctttacccacagaaatacctttcaaaattaccccctctGAAGAGGACAACAAGGTTGCAGTAAAGCTATTTTTcataaatatctttattgaaatgtcCAATCTGAATAACGAGTACAATAATTATAATACTTGAAGTAATCCCCAAAATATATCCCCCATCCAAAATATTTCAAGCAtaagaagagaaaacaaaatcaGAGGTATCCATAACTTCTATGTCCATCATGTGCTAAATACTTATCATGTAAAGTGATGGGGAAGTAAAATTATTCAAGATATGTAGGTAAAACTTATATGCAGTCCTGGGGTGGAAAAGAGGCTCCTTGAAAACTTTAAAAAGCCTGAAAAGGTCAGTAATGAGTGTACAAAAAGGGATCTGGGGCAGATCCCACACTCTGAGGTAGAATGCATCAAGTGATCCATTTAAATATGTAGGGAGCTCATTaatcctggtcagagatggaatTAAGTTTCCGGCGCTGATCCTATCTGAAGGAGAGAAAACAACTGCAATGAGCGGTGATTTCACAATAGCATGGCCAGAGATAATGAGTAATATGTCATGCATAAATTAGTCAAATCTGTACATCCAGGATATGCTCTGTCTCCTTTAATGAGATCTAGAGTCAGGGGTTGCTGACACTTCCGATGGACTTATCTACTACTTCTCATCAACACCAAATGGGTTTCTGGACAGAAATTTGGCAAACCTGTGGAATACTCTTGTGAAGAGTCACTTTTAGCCACAGCATGTTATGACTCTATTTTGCTGCAGTTTCTGCTCCCTATTGTAAGACATGTCATGAATCCATGGGAATGTCTTGATCATATGACTTGCAAGCTTCCCTTGCTTCTAGATAAGATGGCTGCCCCTCCCAGGCACTTCTACATTTACTCCACTTCCGCCCTATCTGAGCAGAGCACACACGCTGCTCAGTGTCTCCTGCAGCACACCCATCATATCCCTTCGCCTTGATCCTATTCATTGTCAATGGCAGCTCTCTCTCCcctagttaaaatgtgcattcagtctgggggtaggggggggcaggaaattcaaatcagataccaacaagggccctgaacttggtggtcggtgaaacagataagtatgagaatatgtgtgggagtttgctgggaagactggatgggccgattggtctttttctgccatcatgtctatgtttctgtgtttccatgTTAATTCagtatgcacactttttaactccTGATACATTAGCATGACCCAGAGACTCCATCCAAAAACTACAAACAAAAGACAAGTGAAATTTCAATTTAGCACGTAGCTACTGAAATCCGGCCCAGAGAGAATAAGATGTGAGCAGATGCTTACAATGCGAAGCAATTCATAAGAGCAGGGGTGTGCAAATCCAGTCCTCCAGCACCGTATAGCACTCTGGTTTTCAGATTAAGAAATGTATGGACTCCAAATTCACCAGTTTCActcattttttcaaaagtttgtAGACATCCCAGATCTGAAAGTTTGTGGTTTGAAATAGTTTGCACAACCTGTGATGAAGTGTCACCGGCGTTTGTCTCCCTGAAGCAACCCGTAACGGGTGAAACGCTGACAGCGTCGGAGCTTTGAAGGGGTTTGGAAGTTTCAAATTTGGAAGCTCAATGAgctgggagaaaggaaggaaggtcCGGTGGGAGTTTCACTTCGAAAGAGTAACGGAAAGCAAAGTAATTTTGTGCTTCCAGCAGTTTTAAGGCTTTTCAGATTTGTCTGGGTCTGACACTTATGTGacattttacacaaaaaaaagtgaaaaattctaaaaaaaggaAGTTATCAATGGAAAGTTTTACgttcttaaaacaaaaatatttatttaaaaattaagaaGACGCCACAGAGATAAAGAGGAGGTTTTTCAACTAACGATGGTGCCTTGTTTTACCTAATCACGGATATTTATTGCTAAGATTAGGCATCTGAAATTTTTCAACCTAAAAGAATTAATTTTTCCACTTTTAATAATCAATATTTCTCATGTTGTGAACCTCATAATATCTTTTCAGAATACATTCATTGTGATACTAAAGATGCTTTAACCCAATGACTCCCAAATTATTGTAGTATGGATACAAACTAAACAGCTCAGCTGAAAGTGAATTTTCATTCTCGCGCGTgggcacatggacgcgccgatttaaTAACATTCACGCACCaatgcatgcatgctataaaactgGCTACCCATGCGCATATGCGCACCTGAATTTATATCGGTGCATGCACGTGCGCAAGAGTGCCGACTTGCTTGTGCAAAAGGAGATTTTAGGACAAGCGTGCGACGAAGTACTGGGCTTTTCCCAGGTtactcccagtctgctccaataaaggaggggactgggagggaacttctgaAAGCCCCTATCTACCCTCACCTGCCATTTCCTCTATCCTCCCCGAGACCTAAAACCCTTCGagctatttgttttgttttgtttctctacttacctgctctctggagcagtagtaagttTAGCACACCGGCCTGCTGTCGGCACGTGCTTCACTAGGACAATGCCTATTGGTGCTGTCACGGGCCGGCCGCTGCCCTCACCCATTTTTTTGCTGGCTCTTcggcgcgtaccgggagataagTGCATGGCTGCGGGCTTTTAAAAGTCCCTgcagcccggccacgcatgtatctccaGTTTTTTTACACGCACGAGCATTAAAAAATGGACCTGATAGTGCACAGGACCCATTACCAAATCAGATCAATacttttaaaatttttcccacacttataaattaaaaatgttacaaaactgaaacccttcagatttgcagatgattgAATGAGAGGAGAAAACTGAAGCTATCCTGTACTTTACTACTGATTGTACAGAAAGGGCTTCATTTTGTAACACTGCCATTGCAGCCTTTGGTAATCCTATTATTATATCCTGGCACTCAGACTGAAACTCCCTGCCTTACCATCCCAGAGTTACACGTTGCATCAACAGATTAGCCCAGTGCTCATTTATTCTGCCAAAGTTCATATCGATGATAATTATTAAAATAGAGGTACATTTGTATctgtcctttttcatataaagtTTTAATATTGCAGAACCACTTGTGTTCTTTAACCTGCGAAGGAAACATATATTGGTGTTACCCAGTTACAGTGTTTATGAAAGGCACAAAGAATAAACAAACTGAAGATTTGTCTGCTATCATACAAGAGCCACTGACCCTGAATGTTAGTCTGATTCCATTCCACAGTATTTCCAATAAATTGTATATTTCATAAAGCACCAGTAAATGTGTTACTCcctataaacatataaataaatattgatcaaAATCCTTCACAAGCAATTTTTTGACCATTATTAGTTCTAAAACTTTCCAGCCAAGTTTTTTATATTCCTATTCTAAAGAggatatttgaattttttttaaatatgtatttttgttctgaaaaaaaataatttttcatgccGTCCTTAGTTTTATTAACCTCAGATTAAAACTAAAATCAGATTTTTCTTTCCTCTGAGGTGTTATAGGAAATACAAATGTGTGTCACAGTCAGTAAACGTTACAACATTCTTCACAACCCAATTTCAGTACTAGATTCACCTTCAGGAGGATATTAATCCCGTTTCTTCTTACCTTTCCTGCCAATGAAGAGCACGGATTCAGCAGCTTCATAAATTCAGTTCACTTCAAGATTGCTGTCAGGATTACCTTAACTTTGTAATCTGAATGCTCCTTCTGTTTGGGATGCACTGGCTCATTTCAGAGGTGTGAAGCAGTTTGTTACCCTGTTAGTTCTCTACATTCATCTCATACAACAGTACACAGCAGGAAGTCTCACTGCTCTGTAACTGCTGTGTGGTGCTTTTTATGAATTTGTGTTGAAAATATAGACAGAAAGGAATACGCTCTAATTTTAGAGAAAAGAGCCTTCTTCGTTTTAGCAAAGGCTTAGATCAGGCAGATCTATTTATTGGGATTCCTGGGACCtttgagaaaaaaaacctcagaagTATTTCCAGGCTTCAGATGTGCAAGAAGAACAGAATCATAAAAACTTCAGTTTTACATTTGTACATTAAAAACTCAAGAAGCTGGGGCAATTAGTGTGTTACTGCTGCCACTATAAGTGGAACTAACTTATTAATCTTTTTCATCTAATGGATTATAGACTGTATCAGCCTTTTTTTCTCTAATGTTaacttatttaaaatcttttcttatCCGCACATTCCATAAATCTTGGCAGTTTACAATTGTACATACACAAGGTTAATATTTGTTTCCTAAATACTGATTAATGGCAAAATATAATGTGCTGTCCTTTGTTTTCTTGTAATGAAAATttgaaactaataataaaaatatcaagAAGAATAAAGAATATACAGTATGCACAATATCATATTTCATTGTTGGGTGTTGCATTCGTGGaaccttgggctgaggcagggttgatgcaacctacagggaggagctctgcaggtcctCACCTTCGTCAGGCGGATCCGgacgaagcagaggcccagctggagcttcaactttaccaaccctcgttcccctcggactgagcctttgggtgccggggccagcaggtctttgGAGGGGGCCTCTGCCGACGGTGGAGAGGTTCGTTGAAGGAAAGCTGGGTCGACGTAGACAAAGGTCAGGTGTATTCAGTGGCGGTCAGTGGCAGGCATCCCTGTGTGCAAAAATctaagcccaattttataacatgtacgcgcagcagcgcgtacatgttataaaatccggggtcggcacacacaagaaggtgcacatttgtgcaccttgcgcgcgccgagccctaggggagctccgacggctttccctgttccctgcaAGCCGtaccgaaattggagcggcctcagagggaactccccccacctcccctccccccaccttcccctcctttcccctccctaacccgccacccagccctacctaaaccatctccctgacctttatttttcaagttttgcctgcctgctctcccggggtttgcgcgcattgccgggcctatgcaaaataggctcggcgcatccAACctccctgtgcgcataaatccagctgaatttatgcaagtagggcttttaaaatctgtctcaTTATTTCCTCTGTGGTGACTTTCTCTTTCTTAGCATTGGGTGACTCAGACTACCTTAGAAAGGGAATTACATACAAGTGAACATTTAGACATGAAGTATTTGTTttaaccattttttctttttatgatgaAATCATTTAATAATATCAATTTGCTCACAGGGTGAAGGTGGATTTATAATATCAGAACCCACTGTGAGATCTGATTTCAAACACATTAAAGAGCTCTCCTCGAAGGTGTATGTTAGGGAGCTACAATATACATTTGTGAGGAGCGCTTCTATTTCCCAAGCTTTACCATTTCAGGTGGGCATTTCTAGCACAGATCAGTGTGTGCATTGTGGTGATCATGCAGGCTCGCTTTCACATGCATTTTGATTCTGCTCGAAGGTCCAACATTTCTGGCTGAACATATCCCGTTATGTCTCAGCACTTATAGTTATGACATCCCAAAAACCCCTGAAGCTCTGTTGTTTGAGCGTTTTCTACCTTTTCTCTTCAAGCCTATGGGCGATAGATTGTTTATCTGGAAAGCAGGTGTTATAAGGGAAAGAACTATCCTTCTAAACTGGAGAGGAGAGAACGTGGCGTAATGTGTTGCATAATATGATGCAAATGGAAAACCTGGCTTCTAATTGTCCTTTTAAACGTAGACACTTCTTCCCAGGTGTCTGGGAGAAGTCTATTCAGATCCTGCGCCCAAAGCCAGAACTTTGATTTTAAATAATGGCCTTTAAGTTAGGTTAAAGAATTTATATCACAGATCCACATTTCCTGATATTGTATGAATAGTTGAGGGGAAATTCTCAAGGTGTTCAGAAGATTTAATTGTTTATTGGGGATGGGGTGTTGGTCGGGATGGGGGTAGTAGGACTTGTGATTTCAACTATGttctctactgcaaaggaatttTTCATGTATCTTTTTGAATGGGGAGCAAGGGGTGTACATGTTACTGAATGAGAATTTAATTTAATGTCCTTTTGTGTATCTTGTGCAGGGATGTGCGGGGGTAGAAGGGTGGAGGGTAACACTGGAAAAtttgttatatgtattttttgCAATTACCTTCAAAGTTCATAAGAAGCACTGTACCTGgatttgttaagaacataagaacatgccaaactggatcagacctgggtccatcaagcccagcatcctgtttccaacagaggccaaaccaggccacaagaacctggcaagtacccaaacaccaagaagatcccatgctacggatgccagtaatagtagaggccattcccgaagtaaacttgattaatagcagttaatggacttctcctccaagaacttatcctaaccatttttaaacccagctactctaactgcattaactacatcctctggcaacaacttacagagcttaattgtgcattgagtgaaaaggaattttctccaattagccttaaatgtgctacttggctagcttcatggaatgccccctagtccttctattatccaaaagtctaaataacagattcatatcaacttgttcaagacctctcattattttaaagacctctatcatatcccccgctgtgtcttctccaagctgaacagccctaacctcttcagcctttcttcataggggagctgttccatctcctttatcatttggggtgcccttctctgtaccttctccatcgcactaTATCTTTTTgtgatgcggcaaccagaatgtacacagtattcaaggtgcgttctgaccctggagcgatacagaggcattatgacattttctgttattaaccattcccttcctaataattcctaacattctgtttgctttttttgtctgctgcagcacactaagctgacgatttcaaagtattatccactatgatgcctagaactttttcctgggtggtagctcctaatatggaacctaacatcgtgtaactacagcaagggttatttttccctatatgcaacaccttgcacttgtccacattaaatttcacctgccatttggatgtccaatcttccagtcttgcaaggtcctcctgtaatgtatcacaatccgcttgtgatttaactactctgaataattttgtatcatgggaaaatttgataacttcactcgtcatattcttttccagatcatttataaatgtattgaaatgaaccagtccaagtacagatccctgaggcactccactgtttacccttttccacaaaaaaaaaagaccatttaatcctactctcaggaTTGTCACAAGTTGTGCATGACTGACCAATCATGATGTCCTATGAAAGcgtgcacacctatctccatttcccaaGACAGACCATGCAGGGATGTCTTCTGCTCCACCAGTTTTGCAGCATCATGTGGGTTGAATTCCAGCATGTGCCTACATCTTGGTTgggatgcttgtgaggcatctctaacTCCTTCTGCTTTTCATGGAGAATGacccctgccttcacacttcagtAGAAGTGCCCAGCTATTTTCCTACACTTCTCTATTAAACCATGAAGGTAGACATTCTGTAGTTCCCTGGACCCATGCCCCAGGGCCTCCTTCACTCCTAAGTGCAAGGTGTGAGCAAAACACTATACTATACACCTTGATATTCCCCATTGAATACTACCTTGACCATATTAGAGCCATTGTCATTGCTAAAACAAAACTCTGCATTCAGGCTTCATACTCTctgatccagctgccagccctctAGCATTCCTCTAATGGCTCCTAAAATATTGGCAGTGGTAGGGGCACCGTCTGCCAGGTGAGTGTGCACAAAGCCCACCTGTGCCCTCTTACTCCATCTcctgtggagctgctgcctgcttgttatgaaccctcctgtagcggtgctatgGGAGGGCTatttacctcttcctggaggccgctctgaagccagggtctCACCTGCGAACTATctaggatttgctccagggcctgggaggccttgatgtccttggggcctgcccgaggctgcttgtgtttgcatgaacTTCCTGGTTTGAACTATTTAAGGCatgggggaagaggaagcggGAGTGGCCAAAGACCGCTCCGCCcccgaaaaaagaaaacaaacaaaggaACGGGAGTTCAAAACAAAAAGGGGAAGATAA
The window above is part of the Rhinatrema bivittatum unplaced genomic scaffold, aRhiBiv1.1, whole genome shotgun sequence genome. Proteins encoded here:
- the LOC115082008 gene encoding olfactory receptor 5V1-like — its product is MNETNLTEVTEFTILGFSDLPEMQLLLFLVFLIIYLMSMMGNLLIISTVCSEPRLQTPMFFFLINLSFLEICYVTITVPKLLAMLITQYKIISFTQCITQMYLFLSCTGTEFYLLTSMAYDRYVAICNPLRYTIIMNRKVCIALAIVSWMIGFLNPVPHTLILSQSSFCSSNEINHFFCDITALMALSCSGTSVIEIINYIAGSLLAFIPFTLTVSSYVYIISAILKIRSAKGRQKAFSTCSSHLTVVLLFYGTTFGVYMRPKSASSMDVNKLLTVVYITAIPLLNPLIYSLRNKELKGALWKASRIVESYVSSRFNKMLHAIFGTRP